The Thioclava nitratireducens genome includes a region encoding these proteins:
- the scpB gene encoding SMC-Scp complex subunit ScpB — protein sequence MAKDRTPLDRELEDLPPDLRWREWMRRIEAVLFASATPVPRGDLARVVGQGASVDLLIADLSADLEGRAFELARVADGWMLRTRPAYAPAIRAAADVGNQLFDLSEFDIAVLAAIAYHQPITRDGLKDIFGKEISRDLTGRLHARGLIATGPRAPQRGAPFTFVTTDQFLAAFDLETLVDLPEREHLDDAGLGPA from the coding sequence ATGGCGAAGGACCGGACACCGCTGGACCGCGAGCTCGAGGATCTGCCGCCAGACCTCCGCTGGCGCGAATGGATGCGGCGGATCGAGGCGGTTCTGTTCGCTTCCGCAACGCCAGTGCCGCGCGGCGATCTGGCGCGCGTGGTGGGGCAGGGGGCATCGGTCGACCTGCTGATTGCCGATCTCTCAGCCGATCTGGAGGGCCGCGCCTTCGAGCTCGCGCGCGTTGCCGATGGCTGGATGCTGCGCACCCGACCGGCCTATGCACCCGCAATCCGGGCGGCAGCGGATGTCGGGAATCAGCTCTTCGATCTGAGCGAATTCGACATAGCCGTGCTCGCCGCCATCGCGTATCACCAGCCGATCACCCGCGACGGGCTGAAGGACATTTTCGGGAAGGAAATCAGCCGCGACCTTACGGGCCGCTTGCACGCGCGCGGCCTGATCGCCACCGGCCCCCGCGCCCCCCAACGCGGCGCGCCGTTTACTTTCGTTACCACCGATCAGTTCCTCGCGGCCTTCGATCTGGAGACACTTGTAGACTTGCCGGAGCGGGAACACCTCGACGATGCCGGGCTGGGTCCCGCGTAG
- a CDS encoding ATP-binding protein has translation MDEIDEYLPRHLTPELQEALATARVVNLVGPRQVGKTTLVRDLFKRGRFITLDDGAILAAMEADPEGQLTSLAEELADAPVIIDEAQRSPKLALAIKKIVDRNRRKGQFVLTGSSNVFTTAEVADSLAGRMQTLKLWPLTTAEVNRAPASRLIDWAMQSVPALPQISDPAHLGRKDYVDLILRGGYPEIRTLPLRSRQRQYRDYIDAVVDRDVADVMPVRKPDALRFLIDQMAARTAQEINTSELAKLAKLKRETVDQYLDILMRLSLVTKLSAWMPGESKRDIKQPKFHFVDTGIACALRRLNDRSFDIGNSPEALGGLLESFVVGELQRALPMQDEDYRLYHWRSADRREVDILIDGGHRLVGIEVKAATTVAAGDFKHLRWFATDGPGKGRSTVGIVFYLGHEKLTLGEGNFALPLSSLWAAVDLN, from the coding sequence ATGGATGAAATTGATGAATACCTTCCGCGACACCTGACGCCTGAACTGCAGGAAGCTTTGGCAACTGCACGCGTTGTCAACCTTGTCGGACCACGGCAGGTCGGTAAGACGACCCTTGTTCGTGACCTGTTTAAGAGGGGACGGTTCATCACGCTGGACGATGGGGCGATCTTGGCGGCGATGGAGGCCGACCCCGAAGGCCAGCTGACAAGCCTTGCGGAAGAACTAGCTGACGCACCGGTTATCATCGATGAGGCGCAAAGGTCGCCGAAGCTCGCGTTGGCCATCAAGAAAATCGTCGATCGCAACCGCCGGAAAGGGCAGTTCGTCCTGACGGGATCATCGAACGTATTCACCACGGCGGAGGTCGCTGACTCGCTGGCGGGCCGGATGCAGACGCTCAAGCTCTGGCCGCTGACGACCGCCGAGGTCAATCGCGCGCCAGCGAGCCGGTTGATCGATTGGGCGATGCAGTCCGTCCCGGCGCTGCCGCAGATCTCGGATCCCGCGCACTTGGGGCGCAAAGATTATGTCGACCTCATCCTCAGGGGCGGATACCCCGAAATCCGCACGCTGCCTCTTAGGTCACGCCAGCGGCAGTATCGCGATTATATCGATGCGGTGGTGGATCGAGACGTGGCTGACGTCATGCCGGTTCGGAAGCCTGATGCACTTCGGTTCTTGATCGATCAAATGGCGGCTCGGACTGCGCAAGAGATCAACACGTCCGAATTGGCAAAACTGGCAAAGCTCAAGCGCGAGACAGTTGATCAATATCTCGACATTCTCATGCGGCTCTCATTGGTGACCAAGCTGAGCGCGTGGATGCCGGGAGAGAGCAAGCGGGATATCAAGCAACCGAAGTTCCACTTCGTGGATACCGGGATTGCCTGTGCGCTTCGCCGACTGAACGACAGATCTTTTGACATCGGCAACAGCCCCGAAGCTCTGGGCGGCCTTTTGGAAAGCTTCGTCGTCGGCGAGTTGCAGCGCGCTCTGCCGATGCAGGACGAAGATTATCGTCTCTATCATTGGCGCAGCGCAGACCGCAGGGAAGTCGACATTCTGATCGATGGAGGGCACCGGTTGGTTGGGATCGAAGTCAAGGCAGCGACCACGGTTGCGGCCGGCGATTTCAAGCACCTGAGGTGGTTCGCCACCGATGGCCCGGGAAAAGGCCGCAGCACCGTAGGGATCGTATTCTACCTCGGGCATGAAAAGCTGACCCTGGGGGAGGGCAACTTCGCGCTGCCGCTCAGTTCGCTTTGGGCGGCGGTGGATTTGAACTAA